Proteins from one Thermodesulfobacteriota bacterium genomic window:
- a CDS encoding alpha/beta fold hydrolase, with amino-acid sequence MILEELNFQSKGTRCGATLFLPEGEKKPPLVVMGHGFAAQQDFRLPAYAEKFVDRGLAVMTFDYRNFGKSDGAPRNLVNPGRHVEDWLAAIEFGRGLKQADGSRMALWGTSFSGGHVLVAAARDGRVSAVVSQVPFVDGIATAMSLSPVSSLTGLCHGLADAAISLFGKVHYVPVVTDPGRFGLMNTPDAMSGFLALVPKDTAWENKAPARIALTLAGYRPVSYASRIQCPVLMVCAEKDSLIPAAAVRKCAAKIRNARLEVLPVGHFEVYVGELFEKVSAMEADFLAEKLGLTGQR; translated from the coding sequence ATGATCCTTGAAGAACTGAATTTCCAGAGTAAAGGCACCCGTTGCGGGGCGACGCTGTTTCTGCCGGAAGGCGAGAAGAAACCGCCCCTGGTGGTCATGGGCCACGGGTTTGCCGCCCAGCAGGATTTCCGGCTGCCGGCCTATGCGGAGAAATTCGTGGACCGCGGTCTGGCGGTCATGACCTTTGACTACCGCAACTTCGGCAAAAGCGACGGCGCGCCCCGGAATCTGGTCAACCCCGGACGCCATGTGGAAGACTGGCTGGCGGCCATTGAATTCGGACGCGGTTTGAAGCAGGCGGACGGCTCCCGGATGGCCCTGTGGGGGACATCTTTTTCCGGCGGTCATGTGCTGGTCGCCGCGGCCAGAGACGGCCGCGTCTCGGCAGTGGTGTCCCAGGTGCCCTTCGTGGACGGCATCGCCACGGCCATGAGCCTCAGCCCGGTTTCGAGCCTGACCGGCCTCTGCCACGGCCTGGCGGATGCTGCCATCTCCCTGTTCGGAAAAGTTCATTACGTGCCGGTAGTCACCGATCCCGGTCGCTTCGGCCTGATGAACACGCCTGATGCCATGTCAGGTTTTCTGGCGCTGGTGCCCAAAGACACGGCCTGGGAAAACAAGGCCCCGGCCCGGATCGCCCTGACCCTGGCCGGTTACCGGCCGGTGAGTTATGCTTCCAGGATCCAGTGCCCGGTGCTGATGGTCTGCGCCGAGAAGGATTCGCTGATACCGGCCGCGGCGGTGAGAAAATGCGCGGCCAAAATCAGAAACGCCCGGCTGGAGGTTCTGCCGGTGGGCCACTTTGAAGTCTATGTCGGCGAGTTGTTTGAAAAGGTATCGGCGATGGAGGCTGATTTTCTGGCGGAAAAACTGGGGTTAACAGGGCAGCGGTGA
- a CDS encoding DUF2284 domain-containing protein — translation MKVACIESGPKNREKTKTFLKELCELAVNEGADAAGEISCQALPFADQDEKPSEVLPEKRSRHWPEPVYPKDDLKLALQKFRHAVIFRVESGKGGGDPGRCEALLKVYTIASKLESAGFYGGYHLALGLAAGSCREVFCGKEEKCQALKNGSPCRHPLRARVSMEACGLDVREIAARAGWTGEGFLVGMVFVD, via the coding sequence ATGAAAGTCGCTTGTATTGAATCCGGCCCGAAGAACAGGGAAAAGACAAAGACTTTTCTGAAAGAACTCTGCGAACTGGCCGTAAATGAAGGCGCGGATGCCGCCGGGGAAATCTCTTGTCAGGCGCTGCCTTTTGCGGATCAGGATGAAAAGCCGTCCGAAGTTTTGCCGGAGAAGCGGTCCCGCCACTGGCCTGAACCGGTCTATCCCAAAGATGATTTGAAACTGGCTTTGCAGAAATTCCGGCATGCCGTGATCTTCCGGGTGGAAAGCGGCAAAGGCGGCGGTGATCCGGGTCGGTGTGAAGCCCTCCTGAAGGTTTATACCATCGCGTCAAAACTGGAGTCCGCCGGTTTTTACGGCGGCTACCATTTGGCCCTGGGCCTGGCGGCCGGCAGTTGCCGCGAAGTCTTCTGCGGGAAGGAAGAAAAATGCCAGGCCCTGAAAAACGGCAGCCCCTGTCGTCATCCGTTGAGAGCCAGGGTCTCCATGGAAGCCTGCGGCCTGGACGTCAGGGAAATCGCCGCCCGGGCGGGCTGGACGGGAGAAGGTTTTCTGGTGGGCATGGTCTTTGTGGACTGA
- a CDS encoding SDR family NAD(P)-dependent oxidoreductase — translation MSRPPRTLLLRLFKAFWQPSGAITFCPDEPRLDGKRILVTGGNAGIGLETALGLARRGAEVVILARNRSKAEAAMARISAVSEAGVHFIPLDLSDLESVGRAVDEIGRQWPGRPVDAVIANAGIWPTRYSASAQGFETAFAVNVLGHHVLIRRLINHTRLADDARIVMLTGDIYILARDCTPDFRYKGALGGQLAYCRSKLGNLWWVREFSRRYEKWPAFAVHPGVVASNLGGDLGGFVHRLKKALFISTEAGAQTSLFCAIQPGLTSGAYYHNMMGRIEFHPGDPAADSGKAAAFWELLEGLATKYI, via the coding sequence TTGTCCCGGCCGCCGCGAACACTCCTTCTGCGGCTTTTCAAAGCCTTCTGGCAGCCATCCGGTGCCATCACCTTCTGCCCCGACGAACCCCGCTTAGACGGCAAGCGAATACTGGTAACCGGCGGTAATGCCGGGATCGGGCTGGAAACCGCCCTGGGCCTGGCGCGCCGTGGCGCCGAGGTGGTGATTCTGGCCCGGAACCGGTCAAAGGCCGAAGCGGCCATGGCCCGAATCAGCGCCGTGTCCGAAGCAGGCGTTCATTTCATCCCCCTTGACCTCTCAGACCTTGAAAGCGTCGGCCGCGCTGTCGACGAGATCGGCCGGCAATGGCCGGGCCGCCCCGTTGACGCGGTCATTGCCAATGCCGGAATCTGGCCGACGCGCTATTCCGCGTCGGCTCAAGGGTTTGAAACCGCTTTTGCCGTCAATGTCCTGGGGCATCATGTTCTCATCCGGCGGTTGATCAACCATACCCGTTTAGCCGATGATGCGCGGATCGTGATGCTGACCGGCGATATTTACATCCTCGCCAGGGATTGCACCCCGGACTTCCGGTACAAAGGCGCTCTGGGCGGGCAGCTTGCCTACTGCCGAAGCAAACTCGGCAATTTGTGGTGGGTGCGGGAATTTTCCCGGCGTTATGAAAAATGGCCCGCCTTCGCGGTGCATCCGGGGGTTGTCGCCTCGAACCTGGGCGGAGACCTGGGCGGGTTCGTTCACCGGCTGAAAAAAGCGCTGTTCATATCAACCGAAGCCGGCGCTCAGACATCCCTTTTCTGCGCCATCCAACCCGGTCTTACATCCGGCGCCTATTATCACAACATGATGGGCCGCATCGAATTCCACCCCGGCGACCCGGCGGCGGATTCAGGAAAGGCCGCGGCCTTCTGGGAGTTGCTTGAGGGTTTAGCCACGAAATACATTTGA
- a CDS encoding YajD family HNH nuclease, whose translation MPPAATIADDDRLNQLLADVRSRRKQAEKGYRERALKLFPPICAHCGREFSGKRLRELTVHHRDHNHDNNPPDGSNWELLCLYCHENQHGRQAVADAYDTSDPDIGQRPAYDHKPFAGLEALLKDKK comes from the coding sequence ATGCCCCCCGCGGCAACAATAGCGGACGATGATCGGCTGAATCAGCTCCTGGCCGACGTACGAAGTCGCCGGAAGCAGGCGGAAAAAGGCTACCGGGAACGGGCGCTCAAACTGTTCCCGCCGATCTGCGCCCATTGCGGTCGGGAGTTTTCGGGGAAAAGGCTGCGGGAACTCACCGTACACCACAGGGATCATAATCATGACAACAATCCGCCCGACGGCAGTAACTGGGAGCTGCTCTGCCTTTACTGCCACGAAAATCAGCATGGCCGCCAGGCGGTGGCCGACGCCTACGATACCTCTGATCCGGACATCGGACAGCGGCCCGCATACGACCACAAGCCTTTCGCCGGGCTGGAGGCGCTGCTGAAGGACAAGAAGTAA
- a CDS encoding SDR family NAD(P)-dependent oxidoreductase has protein sequence MKSLKDNIILITGAAGGLGQEFARQLLALGAHLILTDLDEKALAEISGGLRQASGKILGMIGADISGAKGCEQLHQEVQRIAPRVDMLINNAGLINYGYFWEIPADKWEKLMEVNLTAPMRLCRLFVPDMIARGDGHVVFICSVAGFAATSLGTPYSTSKFGLRGFAMGLSGELKDKGVRATIVYPSWVNTKLLRSPEFGAAAVKPLPSIFAEDPVKVIREAITGIRKNRLHVCPGLFAKIVWQAARVRPIVSRQSH, from the coding sequence ATGAAATCCTTGAAAGACAATATCATTCTTATCACCGGCGCGGCCGGCGGATTGGGGCAGGAGTTTGCCCGGCAGCTGCTGGCCCTGGGCGCGCATCTGATCCTGACGGACCTGGATGAAAAGGCGCTGGCGGAAATATCCGGCGGGCTGCGCCAAGCCTCCGGTAAAATCCTGGGCATGATCGGCGCCGATATTTCCGGTGCGAAAGGGTGTGAGCAACTGCATCAGGAAGTCCAGAGGATTGCGCCCCGGGTAGATATGCTGATCAACAACGCCGGTCTGATCAACTACGGCTATTTCTGGGAGATTCCGGCTGATAAATGGGAAAAACTGATGGAAGTAAATCTGACCGCGCCCATGCGGCTTTGCCGGTTGTTTGTGCCGGACATGATCGCCCGTGGCGACGGCCATGTCGTATTCATATGTTCGGTGGCCGGGTTTGCCGCCACCTCCCTGGGAACGCCGTATTCCACGTCCAAGTTCGGGTTGCGGGGATTTGCCATGGGGTTGTCCGGCGAACTGAAGGACAAGGGGGTGCGGGCGACCATTGTCTACCCGTCCTGGGTCAACACGAAACTGCTCAGGTCTCCGGAGTTCGGTGCAGCGGCAGTTAAGCCGCTGCCGTCGATTTTTGCCGAAGATCCGGTCAAGGTGATCCGGGAGGCGATAACAGGAATCCGGAAGAACCGGCTGCATGTCTGCCCGGGGCTGTTCGCCAAAATCGTCTGGCAGGCGGCCAGGGTCCGGCCCATTGTGTCGCGGCAGTCGCATTAA
- a CDS encoding TetR/AcrR family transcriptional regulator yields the protein MPRKPRTERETDRVRKNILEQALALIQEEGFEGFSMRKLSGRLGVSVVTLYRFYESRDHLYLAVLGRGFDLLFQDIRKAYDAKKTPEARLRAMARAYLNFGIRQANFYNLMFTWHVPKYQDYVGTPMEAAARHELDESQKVYRFTIEAVKELAGTIRPVTEEQIRGYIIFFWSALHGYVAGINNKLLTYMHEDPISLQDGIVDHLFVYLRRIIEDEKEKG from the coding sequence ATGCCCAGGAAACCGAGGACCGAAAGAGAGACAGACCGGGTCCGGAAGAACATTCTCGAACAGGCGCTGGCCCTGATCCAGGAGGAGGGTTTCGAGGGCTTTTCCATGCGCAAGTTGTCAGGTCGCCTGGGCGTTTCGGTGGTGACGCTGTACCGGTTTTATGAAAGCAGGGACCATCTCTATCTGGCGGTCCTGGGCCGGGGGTTTGATCTCCTTTTTCAGGATATCCGCAAAGCCTATGACGCCAAAAAGACCCCCGAGGCCCGGCTCCGGGCCATGGCGCGGGCCTACCTGAACTTCGGCATCCGGCAGGCCAACTTCTACAACCTCATGTTCACCTGGCACGTGCCCAAGTACCAGGATTACGTGGGCACGCCCATGGAGGCGGCCGCGCGGCACGAACTGGATGAGTCGCAGAAGGTGTACCGTTTCACCATCGAAGCCGTCAAAGAACTGGCGGGTACCATCCGCCCGGTCACGGAAGAACAGATCCGGGGGTATATCATTTTTTTCTGGAGCGCCCTGCACGGATACGTGGCCGGGATAAACAACAAATTGCTGACTTACATGCATGAAGATCCGATATCGCTGCAGGACGGCATCGTTGATCACCTGTTTGTCTACCTGCGGAGGATAATCGAGGATGAAAAAGAAAAAGGCTGA
- a CDS encoding alkaline phosphatase family protein, whose protein sequence is MKKPTRGLLLVIMARQRLSGVFPLLLIFFLLIVFSVQASAQASSKLVVIAIDSLDPGYLYLDARGNAGGRPGNWLMPNVRAFIDGGVWFEHTRDYLPSATDMNHLNALAGTNSGQHGILMVTNQLFDWNDDGTPNNVFSSLDWTRDDQGRPVDTLFKAWKRVYPESTIMFASGKEWIENEFNTADSGIDLFLSGANYPDYISAPEKRSFYNPPGMIPVAPSLWQVIFCEYLYGSSPEKFPSDYWMVDSSLKIMNREKPDFVFMLLAECDDLQHGLGSARNPKDFSLITDIAKNNAYVYRKPIINGMKDVDIQFGKLIAGIRSMPEYQDAVIVLYSDHGHLTHNYTAASNVVFSTNVDNILRDKGVISDEEKSYVNYQALTGASFGQIWFNRTTLAERRAVAARAKTVLVDHRVFNPQTGRMECPWYVLDINDMKNGVPGVCGPGELYHPHFADNNEPGTLHWPDITLLLKNGWQLPATAGLANNIGASLPSWLPPLNYFLGGHGSIDSMSIVMAFQGPGMKIGKVNADPAYAKNYRIADIAVTLAEIFGLELRSTTVGIDRSTDLNW, encoded by the coding sequence ATGAAAAAACCGACTAGGGGGTTGCTGCTGGTGATCATGGCGCGGCAAAGACTTTCCGGTGTTTTTCCGCTGCTGTTGATATTTTTTCTTCTGATCGTTTTTTCCGTACAGGCATCTGCTCAAGCCTCATCAAAACTCGTTGTCATAGCGATTGATTCCCTTGATCCTGGTTATTTGTATCTTGATGCCAGGGGCAATGCCGGCGGCCGCCCCGGTAACTGGCTCATGCCGAATGTCCGCGCTTTTATAGATGGCGGTGTCTGGTTTGAGCACACGCGGGATTACCTGCCGTCAGCCACGGACATGAACCATCTGAACGCTCTGGCCGGCACCAACAGCGGCCAGCACGGTATACTCATGGTCACGAATCAATTGTTCGATTGGAATGACGACGGAACGCCGAATAACGTTTTCTCCAGCCTTGACTGGACACGGGACGACCAGGGCAGACCGGTGGACACACTGTTCAAGGCATGGAAGAGAGTCTATCCCGAATCAACAATCATGTTTGCTTCCGGCAAAGAATGGATTGAGAATGAATTTAATACAGCCGATTCCGGCATAGACTTGTTCCTCTCCGGCGCAAATTATCCCGATTACATATCAGCCCCGGAAAAGCGCAGTTTTTACAACCCGCCGGGGATGATTCCCGTTGCGCCATCGCTTTGGCAGGTGATTTTCTGTGAATATTTATATGGATCAAGCCCGGAAAAATTCCCCAGCGATTACTGGATGGTGGATTCATCACTGAAAATAATGAACCGGGAGAAGCCGGATTTCGTCTTCATGCTCCTGGCGGAATGTGATGATTTACAACATGGTCTCGGTTCTGCCCGTAATCCAAAAGATTTTAGTCTCATCACTGATATCGCTAAAAACAATGCGTATGTGTATCGGAAGCCGATTATTAATGGGATGAAGGATGTGGATATCCAGTTCGGAAAACTTATAGCCGGAATACGTTCCATGCCGGAATACCAAGACGCCGTCATCGTACTCTATAGCGACCACGGACACCTGACACATAATTACACAGCCGCCTCTAATGTTGTTTTCAGCACAAACGTCGACAATATACTCCGCGACAAAGGTGTCATCTCCGACGAAGAGAAGTCCTATGTAAATTACCAGGCATTAACCGGCGCCAGCTTTGGCCAAATTTGGTTCAACCGGACAACGCTGGCGGAAAGACGCGCTGTCGCTGCACGCGCAAAAACCGTTCTGGTAGATCACCGGGTGTTTAATCCGCAGACTGGCCGCATGGAATGCCCCTGGTATGTTCTTGACATCAACGACATGAAGAACGGCGTGCCGGGTGTTTGCGGTCCCGGTGAACTTTATCATCCCCATTTTGCCGATAATAATGAGCCGGGAACGTTGCATTGGCCGGATATCACGCTGTTATTGAAAAACGGATGGCAACTGCCGGCTACTGCCGGATTGGCCAACAATATCGGCGCCTCACTGCCGTCCTGGCTTCCGCCGTTGAATTATTTTTTGGGCGGGCATGGTTCGATTGACTCGATGTCTATCGTCATGGCCTTCCAGGGGCCCGGCATGAAGATCGGCAAGGTAAATGCCGATCCGGCATACGCGAAGAACTATCGTATTGCCGATATCGCCGTGACGCTGGCGGAGATATTCGGTCTTGAACTCAGAAGCACAACGGTCGGCATAGACCGGTCAACCGATCTGAACTGGTGA
- a CDS encoding EFR1 family ferrodoxin (N-terminal region resembles flavodoxins. C-terminal ferrodoxin region binds two 4Fe-4S clusters.), which yields MQKNATLFWYSQTGHSYACGLKAREVLAADGWNVTTVPLKKAGPEHFEAQALVFAFPVHNFQVPVTVKRLISDMAPLASARPAFAVITYAGAAANTDWLFRKLLAAKNIRLAGHVLIRCRDSYIPFVKWMPFLNDRNKPDDASFKKVENFVRERVLNQRPGKRPIFNPINPLHWIGAASPANGPKWFLGRRIYNREACVRCGLCAGLCPSGAITMAGGEIHYDDRLCLGCCGCLNICPANAWISSWFDPSVYNKGMHVRDMAKALSGNKDA from the coding sequence ATGCAAAAGAACGCCACCCTGTTCTGGTACAGCCAGACCGGACATTCCTACGCCTGCGGCCTGAAAGCTCGGGAAGTACTTGCGGCCGACGGCTGGAACGTCACCACCGTGCCGCTGAAAAAGGCCGGGCCGGAACACTTTGAAGCCCAGGCCCTGGTCTTTGCCTTTCCGGTGCACAACTTCCAGGTTCCCGTTACCGTAAAAAGGCTTATATCCGACATGGCGCCCCTGGCCTCCGCCCGGCCGGCCTTTGCCGTCATCACCTACGCCGGCGCCGCCGCCAACACCGACTGGCTCTTCCGCAAACTGCTGGCCGCAAAAAATATCCGGCTGGCCGGCCATGTCCTGATCCGGTGCCGGGACAGTTACATCCCCTTTGTTAAATGGATGCCGTTCTTAAATGACCGGAACAAGCCCGACGACGCCTCGTTTAAAAAGGTGGAAAACTTCGTCAGGGAAAGGGTCCTGAACCAGCGGCCGGGCAAACGCCCGATCTTCAATCCCATAAACCCCCTGCACTGGATCGGCGCCGCGTCCCCGGCCAACGGCCCCAAGTGGTTTCTGGGTCGGCGGATATACAACCGGGAAGCCTGCGTCCGGTGCGGCCTCTGCGCCGGTCTCTGCCCCAGCGGGGCCATCACCATGGCCGGCGGCGAGATCCACTACGACGACCGGCTCTGCCTGGGCTGCTGCGGATGCCTGAACATCTGCCCCGCCAACGCCTGGATCAGTTCCTGGTTCGATCCTTCCGTTTACAACAAGGGCATGCATGTCCGGGACATGGCCAAAGCCCTGTCCGGAAACAAGGACGCTTAG
- a CDS encoding DUF2284 domain-containing protein, which translates to MAAKKATEKRHLKNGEALRELVGLALECGAGEAQVIDAGDVRFDPRVRLKCLIPPCYMSGQCGHCPPHGFSMEETQKRLSGYSHAVFFRVPVDSCFIASPLISEALIEHRMDDRSDLWGVGLSYVLVVQIAVLLEKKAAELGLRATGFTAGDCKDILCFFHSHCMALISQKKGCRHPDLARPSMESCGMDVFTMAARAGWETYPIGGTCRPGDVPQGALMGLVMLGEDNDAVRKASPTGQGLRPTVAALPDPPFKGFSHKMKVYREKHISLPNMLRIALWTRRRAFLRVMKNFRRMEGSWSGALKQMKNVQYL; encoded by the coding sequence ATGGCGGCAAAAAAGGCAACAGAGAAGAGACATCTGAAAAACGGAGAGGCCCTCCGGGAGCTGGTTGGGCTGGCCCTTGAATGCGGGGCCGGCGAGGCCCAGGTGATCGATGCCGGGGATGTCCGGTTCGATCCCCGGGTCAGGCTCAAATGCCTGATCCCGCCCTGCTACATGTCTGGCCAGTGCGGTCACTGCCCTCCCCACGGCTTTTCAATGGAGGAGACGCAAAAAAGGCTGTCCGGATACAGTCACGCTGTTTTCTTTCGGGTGCCCGTGGACAGTTGCTTCATCGCTTCCCCCCTGATCTCCGAAGCCCTGATCGAACACCGGATGGACGACCGGAGCGATCTGTGGGGGGTGGGGTTGTCCTACGTTCTCGTCGTCCAGATCGCCGTGCTGCTGGAAAAAAAGGCCGCGGAGCTGGGACTCCGGGCGACGGGGTTCACGGCCGGGGACTGCAAGGACATCCTCTGCTTTTTTCACAGCCACTGCATGGCCCTGATCAGCCAGAAGAAGGGTTGCCGTCACCCGGATCTGGCCCGGCCGTCCATGGAATCCTGCGGCATGGACGTCTTTACCATGGCCGCCCGGGCCGGATGGGAGACCTATCCCATCGGCGGCACCTGCCGGCCCGGGGACGTTCCCCAGGGCGCTCTCATGGGACTGGTCATGCTGGGCGAAGACAATGACGCGGTCCGGAAGGCGTCCCCGACCGGACAGGGCCTGCGGCCGACGGTAGCGGCGCTTCCGGACCCCCCGTTCAAGGGCTTTTCGCACAAAATGAAGGTCTACCGTGAGAAGCACATTTCCCTGCCCAATATGCTGCGCATCGCCCTGTGGACCCGGCGCCGGGCTTTTCTGCGGGTAATGAAAAATTTCCGGCGGATGGAAGGATCCTGGTCCGGCGCATTGAAACAGATGAAGAACGTCCAGTACCTGTGA
- a CDS encoding DUF502 domain-containing protein — MKSVLKKYLITGLLILVPILVSWIVLLRLVQWLYGVLDFDILPQSVPSQWLDFLPDIAVQPLNILLSAADFFLALLTVIVVLLFTGMIGQAWIMRRLISISEAILNRLPLVGIVYRTSKQLMETVLQDGTTSFQRVVLVEFPREGLWSIGFVSNKSSALFDSKLGGRMINVFVPTTPNPTTGFLMVTAEDKVVNVNMTVEDAFKMLMSMGVVQPMKERPSKHTGLPADLQPCPVTAAGEPPGKE, encoded by the coding sequence ATGAAGTCCGTATTAAAAAAATACCTGATAACGGGGCTGCTGATTCTGGTTCCCATTCTGGTGTCCTGGATCGTTCTGCTGCGGCTGGTCCAATGGCTGTATGGTGTTCTGGATTTCGATATTCTACCCCAGAGTGTACCGTCCCAGTGGCTTGACTTCCTGCCGGATATCGCTGTCCAGCCGCTGAACATCCTTCTTTCCGCGGCTGATTTTTTCCTGGCCCTGCTGACGGTCATCGTGGTGCTTCTGTTCACGGGGATGATTGGACAGGCCTGGATCATGCGACGGCTGATCAGCATCAGCGAAGCCATCCTCAACCGGCTGCCACTGGTGGGCATTGTGTATCGCACCAGCAAGCAGTTGATGGAAACGGTCCTCCAGGACGGCACCACCTCTTTCCAGCGGGTGGTCCTGGTGGAATTTCCCCGGGAAGGCCTGTGGTCCATTGGCTTTGTGAGCAATAAATCGTCAGCCCTGTTCGACAGTAAACTGGGCGGGAGAATGATCAATGTTTTTGTGCCCACCACGCCCAACCCGACCACCGGTTTTCTGATGGTGACCGCGGAAGACAAGGTGGTGAACGTGAACATGACCGTCGAGGATGCCTTCAAAATGCTCATGTCCATGGGAGTGGTCCAACCGATGAAGGAGCGTCCCTCAAAGCACACGGGTCTTCCGGCCGATTTGCAGCCCTGTCCAGTGACCGCGGCCGGGGAACCGCCGGGAAAAGAGTGA
- a CDS encoding 4Fe-4S dicluster domain-containing protein, with protein sequence MLFSEKPLRERFAANQSNWRWYAKGFTAAMGRAANFVRTPVLGDLLKKIVLMDDRPTNLTQAYTFDLNYSLSGNQPVENVVLPIDVIRQSIMASSYRAIMHQCLCRTGRQCRDYDSRLGCIFLGPGAEATVKNGVAREATVAESLAHLEKAVGSGLVGMGMWIEAENYIWGIKKEHHHQWLEICFCCPCCCIALQNLRKVTPDVRGRFRHMGWQARLAGACDGCGRCPAACPVEAIHMADGGVRISGACLGCGLCVSACPAGALEVSPVSQGGTMIQDYFKGFRPEL encoded by the coding sequence ATGCTTTTTTCAGAAAAACCCCTGCGGGAACGATTTGCCGCCAACCAATCCAACTGGCGCTGGTACGCCAAGGGCTTTACCGCGGCCATGGGCCGGGCGGCCAATTTTGTGCGAACGCCGGTTCTGGGCGACCTTTTAAAAAAGATTGTTCTCATGGACGACCGCCCGACCAACCTGACCCAGGCCTACACCTTCGACCTGAACTATTCATTGAGCGGCAACCAGCCGGTGGAAAACGTGGTCCTGCCCATCGACGTGATCCGTCAGTCGATCATGGCGTCGTCCTATCGCGCCATCATGCACCAGTGTTTGTGCCGGACCGGCCGGCAATGCCGGGACTATGACAGCCGGCTGGGCTGTATTTTCCTCGGCCCCGGGGCCGAGGCCACGGTGAAAAACGGCGTGGCCCGGGAGGCCACCGTGGCGGAATCCCTGGCGCACTTGGAAAAAGCCGTTGGTTCGGGGTTGGTCGGTATGGGCATGTGGATCGAGGCGGAAAATTACATCTGGGGAATAAAGAAGGAGCACCATCACCAATGGCTGGAAATCTGCTTCTGTTGCCCCTGCTGCTGCATCGCCCTCCAGAATTTGAGGAAAGTGACGCCCGATGTCAGGGGACGGTTTCGGCACATGGGCTGGCAAGCCCGGTTGGCCGGTGCCTGCGACGGTTGCGGCCGCTGCCCGGCGGCCTGTCCGGTTGAGGCCATACACATGGCGGATGGCGGCGTCAGGATTTCGGGGGCGTGCCTGGGATGCGGTCTCTGTGTGAGTGCCTGCCCGGCCGGCGCCCTGGAGGTTTCGCCCGTGTCGCAAGGCGGAACCATGATTCAGGATTATTTTAAAGGGTTCCGGCCGGAACTGTGA